The following are encoded in a window of Pseudalgibacter alginicilyticus genomic DNA:
- a CDS encoding formylglycine-generating enzyme family protein, which yields MSINNYIVIFLTIITFLGCKQDKSKAKLPVEELQQNIEIPEAPEGMVWVPAGIFEQGAVPQDQTAMQHEKPRHSVSLDGFFIDITEVTNAQFSKFVEETGYKTIAERKIDWEAMKSQLPEGTPKPHDSILQPGSLLFKKSKSTVPNLYDFSQWWEWSIGANWKHPEGPDSSIKGKDDYPVVHISYEDALAYCEWAGRRLPTEAEWEYAARGNKNGTIYFWGDDASELSKRVNSWEGEFPVNNTLEDGYERTAPVKSYPPNSFGLYDMAGNVWELTSDWYNLNYYEELAALKTTTKNPQGATKAYNPNNPYIQEKVIRGGSFLCSDSYCASYRVSSRMGSSMDSASEHVGFRTVATPEMLMNQ from the coding sequence ATGAGTATTAATAATTATATTGTCATTTTTCTTACAATTATTACATTTTTAGGGTGTAAACAAGACAAATCAAAAGCAAAACTACCAGTTGAAGAGCTTCAACAAAACATAGAAATTCCTGAAGCACCAGAAGGCATGGTTTGGGTACCTGCTGGTATATTTGAACAAGGTGCCGTACCTCAAGATCAAACAGCTATGCAACATGAAAAACCTAGACATTCTGTAAGTTTAGATGGTTTTTTTATTGATATAACGGAGGTTACTAATGCTCAATTTTCAAAATTTGTTGAAGAAACAGGTTACAAAACCATTGCAGAACGAAAAATTGATTGGGAAGCTATGAAATCTCAACTTCCAGAAGGTACTCCAAAACCACACGATTCTATCCTACAACCAGGATCATTGTTATTTAAAAAATCAAAATCAACAGTCCCTAATTTATATGATTTTTCACAATGGTGGGAATGGAGCATTGGAGCGAATTGGAAACATCCAGAAGGACCTGATAGCTCTATTAAAGGTAAAGATGATTACCCCGTAGTTCATATTTCTTATGAAGATGCACTAGCATATTGTGAATGGGCTGGAAGAAGACTTCCAACTGAAGCTGAATGGGAATACGCTGCAAGAGGAAACAAAAATGGCACCATATATTTTTGGGGCGATGATGCAAGTGAATTATCTAAAAGAGTAAACAGCTGGGAAGGAGAATTTCCTGTAAACAATACTTTAGAAGATGGGTATGAAAGAACAGCTCCAGTAAAATCATATCCGCCAAACAGTTTTGGCCTTTATGATATGGCTGGAAATGTATGGGAATTAACCAGTGATTGGTACAACTTAAACTATTATGAAGAGCTTGCTGCTTTAAAAACAACAACTAAAAATCCACAAGGAGCCACAAAAGCTTATAACCCTAACAACCCTTACATTCAAGAAAAAGTAATACGTGGAGGTTCTTTCTTATGTAGTGATTCTTATTGTGCGAGTTACCGAGTATCTTCACGCATGGGCTCTAGTATGGACTCCGCATCCGAACATGTTGGATTTCGAACTGTAGCAACTCCTGAAATGTTAATGAACCAATAA
- a CDS encoding cold-shock protein: protein MSKGTVKFFNDSKGFGFITEDDNNKEHFVHISGLIDEIREGDAVEFDLQEGRKGLNAVNVKVI, encoded by the coding sequence ATGAGTAAAGGTACCGTAAAATTCTTCAACGATTCAAAAGGATTTGGATTCATCACTGAAGATGACAACAACAAAGAACATTTCGTTCACATTTCAGGACTAATCGATGAAATTCGTGAAGGTGACGCAGTAGAATTCGATCTACAAGAAGGTAGAAAAGGATTAAACGCCGTAAACGTAAAAGTAATCTAA
- a CDS encoding NRDE family protein: MCTVTIVPKGNDDFILTSNRDEAPNRVATLPDFYVEGTVKMLFPKDELSEGTWIGVSNKERLVCVLNGGFIMHQRELNYRKSRGVVAKDFMAFNNLEQEVVSYNFNNIEPFTMVIVDWNLNLRFFELVWDGQKSHFTKLPLKPKIWSSSTLYSQAMMQERTGWFEVFKTKNVLNQDSILQFHKTAGKDNNDYGVVMNRGFVKTTSITQVSKTNTKVEMLYENIHQKKVSHKTFYMLKTIND, translated from the coding sequence ATGTGTACAGTAACTATAGTTCCTAAAGGGAATGATGACTTTATTTTAACATCAAATAGAGATGAAGCTCCTAATAGGGTTGCAACATTGCCAGATTTTTATGTGGAAGGCACTGTAAAAATGCTATTTCCAAAAGATGAGCTTTCTGAAGGAACATGGATTGGTGTTAGTAATAAAGAACGATTAGTTTGTGTGCTTAATGGTGGATTTATAATGCATCAGCGTGAATTGAATTATAGGAAAAGTAGAGGTGTTGTTGCAAAAGATTTTATGGCATTTAATAACCTTGAACAAGAAGTGGTGTCCTATAACTTTAATAATATAGAGCCATTTACCATGGTAATTGTAGATTGGAATTTAAATTTACGTTTTTTTGAATTGGTTTGGGATGGGCAAAAGTCACATTTTACTAAGTTGCCATTAAAACCAAAAATTTGGTCATCGTCTACATTATATTCTCAAGCGATGATGCAAGAACGCACAGGGTGGTTTGAGGTCTTTAAAACTAAGAATGTATTAAATCAAGACTCAATACTTCAATTTCATAAAACGGCAGGAAAAGATAATAATGATTATGGCGTAGTTATGAATAGAGGTTTTGTAAAAACAACAAGTATTACTCAGGTTAGTAAAACCAATACTAAAGTTGAAATGCTTTACGAAAACATTCATCAAAAAAAAGTATCTCATAAAACATTTTATATGCTTAAAACTATCAATGATTAA
- a CDS encoding nucleoside-diphosphate kinase, protein MATNRTFTMIKPDAVENGHIGAILEKISASGFRIVALKKTQMTQVDAETFYAIHNERPFFGELVSYMTRGPIVAAILEKENAVADFRTLIGATNPEDAAEGTIRKLYATSLSENAVHGSDSDENAAIEGAFHFSGREMF, encoded by the coding sequence ATGGCAACAAATAGAACATTTACCATGATTAAGCCAGATGCAGTTGAAAACGGGCATATAGGCGCAATATTAGAAAAGATTTCGGCTTCTGGGTTTAGAATCGTAGCTTTAAAAAAGACGCAAATGACTCAGGTTGATGCTGAAACATTTTATGCAATTCATAATGAAAGGCCATTTTTTGGAGAATTAGTAAGTTATATGACAAGAGGGCCAATAGTAGCCGCTATTTTAGAAAAAGAAAATGCTGTAGCTGATTTTAGAACTTTAATAGGAGCTACAAACCCTGAGGATGCAGCAGAAGGAACCATACGTAAATTATATGCAACATCATTAAGTGAAAATGCTGTACATGGAAGTGATAGTGATGAGAATGCCGCAATAGAAGGAGCATTTCATTTTTCAGGTCGAGAGATGTTTTAA
- a CDS encoding DUF192 domain-containing protein, whose product MHLKTISFLIIFSLICLSHQSCRQESKTIKQTEVTFKKEADLTIYKSNTDSIIKKLDIELAETDYDIQTGLMYRDTMKENQGMLFIFEDETERFFYMKNTRFSLDLIYINANKKIVSFQKNAKPFDEASLPSNAPAKYVLEINAGMVDAWKVSVGDDINFTRN is encoded by the coding sequence ATGCATTTAAAAACTATTTCATTTCTAATTATTTTTAGTTTAATCTGCTTAAGTCATCAATCTTGCAGACAGGAAAGCAAAACAATTAAGCAAACCGAAGTAACTTTTAAAAAAGAAGCAGACCTCACTATTTACAAATCCAATACGGATTCAATAATAAAAAAATTAGATATTGAATTAGCAGAAACCGATTACGATATTCAAACAGGTTTAATGTACCGAGATACAATGAAAGAAAACCAAGGTATGTTGTTTATTTTTGAAGACGAAACAGAACGTTTTTTTTATATGAAAAACACCCGATTTTCTTTAGATCTCATTTATATCAACGCCAATAAAAAAATAGTTAGTTTTCAAAAAAATGCAAAACCATTTGATGAAGCTTCTTTACCTTCAAATGCACCCGCAAAATATGTTTTAGAAATTAATGCAGGTATGGTAGATGCTTGGAAGGTTTCTGTTGGAGATGATATTAATTTTACAAGAAATTAG
- a CDS encoding cold-shock protein, with protein sequence MSTGTVKFFNDSKGFGFIIEEGSKKEHFVHISGLIDEIREGDNVEFELKEGKKGLNAVNVKVI encoded by the coding sequence ATGAGTACAGGAACAGTAAAATTCTTCAATGATTCCAAAGGATTTGGATTTATTATTGAGGAGGGCTCCAAAAAAGAACATTTTGTTCACATTTCTGGTTTAATTGACGAAATCCGTGAAGGTGACAACGTTGAATTTGAATTAAAGGAAGGTAAAAAAGGCTTAAATGCCGTAAATGTGAAAGTTATTTAA
- a CDS encoding peptidylprolyl isomerase — protein sequence MNILKLHSAFLLLITLLTFSSCKIQYPDLEEGIYAEIITTKGTMVAKLAYDKAPITVANFVSLAEGTNTLVENSFKNKKFYNGLLFHRVIDGFMIQGGDPVGDGTGDPGYKFNNEFHTDLKHDKPGVLSMANSGPNSNGSQFFITEVAKPFLDNNYNVFGELVIGLDIQDTISNVKTSENDKPIEDVVIKQLNIIRKGNEAKSFDAPEIFINHFAEIDRIEKEKEAKAKAIKDANISKFKNQKEQATTLPSGLQYIVTKKGAGKKLPKMAKVLIHYAMYFDDGLFMATNKLEIAEAQNQVSERSIKNNEYQPFAASIGPDAKMITGFKEGLQQLSIGDQATLFVPYHLAYGESGGNGFPPKTNLIFEVEIIELVK from the coding sequence ATGAATATTTTAAAATTGCATTCAGCATTTTTGCTACTAATAACTCTGCTAACTTTTAGTTCTTGTAAAATACAATACCCAGATTTAGAAGAAGGTATATACGCTGAAATTATTACCACCAAAGGCACTATGGTTGCTAAACTGGCCTACGATAAAGCCCCAATAACTGTTGCAAACTTTGTATCACTTGCTGAAGGCACGAATACTTTAGTTGAGAACTCTTTTAAAAACAAAAAATTTTATAATGGCTTACTTTTTCATCGCGTTATTGATGGATTTATGATTCAAGGCGGTGACCCTGTTGGCGATGGAACAGGTGACCCTGGCTATAAGTTTAATAATGAATTTCATACAGATTTAAAACATGACAAACCAGGCGTTTTATCTATGGCTAATTCTGGACCAAACAGCAATGGAAGTCAATTTTTTATAACTGAAGTAGCAAAACCATTTTTGGACAACAATTACAATGTTTTTGGAGAATTAGTTATAGGACTAGATATTCAAGACACAATTTCTAATGTAAAAACATCTGAAAATGATAAGCCTATTGAAGATGTAGTTATTAAACAGCTAAACATTATTAGAAAAGGAAATGAAGCTAAGTCATTTGATGCTCCAGAAATATTCATCAATCATTTTGCTGAAATTGATCGGATAGAAAAAGAAAAAGAAGCCAAAGCCAAGGCTATTAAAGACGCCAATATATCAAAGTTCAAAAACCAAAAAGAACAAGCTACCACACTCCCTTCTGGTTTACAATACATTGTTACCAAAAAAGGAGCAGGAAAAAAACTACCTAAAATGGCCAAGGTATTAATTCATTATGCCATGTATTTTGATGATGGTTTGTTTATGGCAACTAATAAATTAGAAATAGCAGAAGCTCAAAACCAAGTAAGTGAAAGAAGTATTAAAAACAATGAATACCAACCTTTTGCAGCTTCCATTGGTCCAGATGCTAAAATGATAACTGGCTTCAAAGAAGGACTACAACAATTAAGTATTGGAGATCAAGCAACACTGTTTGTCCCCTACCATTTAGCCTATGGTGAATCTGGAGGTAATGGATTCCCTCCAAAAACAAACTTAATATTTGAAGTTGAAATTATAGAACTTGTAAAATAA
- the gldI gene encoding gliding motility-associated peptidyl-prolyl isomerase GldI, giving the protein MNKLVTLFIIILAIVSCKTPEARKPISIKTGSFIDASVERNKKLNAQEEASIQKIISEQKDHKFIASETGFWYYYNTKIEVDSLKTPDFGDVVNYDYDVKTLNGTIIYTKEELKPQSYAMDQENLFTGLREGLKLMKTGETATFLFPSQKAYGYYGDENKIGTNLPIMCEVTVHSITENHFN; this is encoded by the coding sequence ATGAATAAATTAGTAACACTCTTTATAATTATTTTAGCTATAGTTAGCTGTAAAACTCCAGAAGCAAGAAAACCTATATCGATAAAAACAGGTTCTTTTATTGACGCTTCAGTAGAGCGAAACAAAAAATTAAATGCTCAAGAAGAAGCCAGTATACAAAAAATAATCTCAGAACAAAAAGATCATAAGTTTATAGCTTCAGAAACTGGATTTTGGTATTATTATAATACAAAAATAGAAGTTGACTCCTTAAAAACCCCAGATTTTGGAGACGTTGTAAATTATGATTATGATGTAAAAACACTTAATGGTACCATTATATATACAAAAGAAGAGCTTAAGCCACAATCCTATGCCATGGATCAAGAAAACTTGTTTACGGGGTTACGAGAAGGTTTAAAACTTATGAAAACAGGAGAAACAGCTACTTTTTTATTCCCTTCGCAGAAAGCCTATGGCTATTATGGTGATGAAAACAAAATAGGTACAAATCTACCTATTATGTGTGAAGTAACAGTTCACTCCATAACTGAAAACCATTTTAATTAA
- a CDS encoding DHH family phosphoesterase, producing the protein MTQHDITEIKQLLASPKKIVIVPHKNPDGDAMGSTLGLYHYLIQNNHNAKVIVPNDYPDFLRWIPGENTTLKYEFEAQICDKLIADADIIFTLDFNAFHRTGNMEPILKSSRAIKILIDHHQEPDDYAKYVFSDVNMSSTCEMIYHFINMLGDLDYINSSIATCLYVGIMTDTGSFRFKSTTSTTHKIIAELINKGADNSQIHNNIYDTNSYERLQLLGCALSNLKILPEFKTAYITLSQEELHKFNFKKGDTEGIVNYGLSLNNIIFAAIFIEDKNEGIIKISLRSKGDFSVNSFSRAHFNGGGHTNAAGGRSNESLSTTVEKFISILPDYKKALNHE; encoded by the coding sequence ATGACGCAACATGATATTACAGAAATAAAACAATTATTAGCAAGCCCTAAAAAGATAGTTATTGTACCACACAAAAACCCAGACGGCGATGCTATGGGCTCTACCTTAGGCTTGTACCACTATCTTATACAAAACAACCATAATGCCAAGGTTATTGTTCCAAATGATTATCCTGATTTTTTAAGATGGATACCTGGTGAAAACACCACCTTAAAATATGAATTTGAAGCTCAAATTTGTGACAAATTAATAGCGGATGCCGATATTATTTTTACTTTAGATTTTAATGCCTTTCACAGAACAGGCAATATGGAACCTATTTTAAAAAGTAGTCGTGCTATTAAAATTTTAATAGATCATCATCAAGAACCTGACGATTATGCCAAGTATGTGTTTTCTGATGTAAATATGAGCTCCACCTGCGAAATGATTTATCATTTTATTAATATGCTTGGAGATCTTGACTATATTAATAGTTCTATTGCTACTTGTTTATATGTTGGTATTATGACAGACACGGGTTCTTTCAGATTCAAATCCACAACAAGTACCACACACAAAATTATAGCTGAACTAATCAATAAAGGTGCTGACAATTCGCAAATTCATAATAATATTTATGACACAAACAGCTATGAGCGTCTTCAGTTATTAGGATGTGCCTTAAGCAACTTAAAAATACTCCCTGAATTTAAAACGGCCTATATAACACTTTCACAAGAAGAATTACATAAATTTAATTTCAAAAAAGGAGACACAGAAGGTATCGTAAATTATGGTTTATCATTAAACAATATTATTTTTGCAGCAATTTTTATTGAAGATAAAAATGAAGGCATAATAAAAATATCTTTACGCTCGAAAGGTGATTTTTCAGTAAATAGTTTTTCTAGAGCGCACTTTAATGGTGGAGGCCATACAAATGCTGCAGGAGGAAGAAGTAATGAATCTTTAAGTACAACTGTAGAAAAATTTATTAGTATATTACCTGATTATAAAAAAGCCCTAAATCATGAATAA
- the lgt gene encoding prolipoprotein diacylglyceryl transferase codes for MYFLKFDWNPITGIDIIGNFKLHFYSLMWVVAFSIGWYIMKRIFTKEKISLDYLDPLFIYTVLATMIGARLGHVLFYQSELISQDFFSIFLPFKFKGGFEFTGFQGLASHGAAIGIIIGMYLYRKKYKYKSILWILDRIVIPVASGAIFIRIGNFINSEIIGKITDSNFGVRFIQDQYYKNEIVQRTGIQDVQKAYNAVTDNPQFKNLLEAVPYRHPAQLYESFCYIFVFLILGYFYLKTNKKDQTGFLFGLFLVLLWTVRFFVEFSKEPQGDEYINWFGLNTGQWLSIPFILIGFYFMFLYKSKSTSK; via the coding sequence ATGTATTTTTTAAAATTTGATTGGAACCCTATAACAGGTATCGATATTATTGGAAATTTCAAACTCCACTTTTACAGCTTAATGTGGGTTGTAGCTTTTTCTATAGGGTGGTATATTATGAAGCGTATTTTTACTAAAGAAAAAATATCTTTAGATTACTTAGATCCTTTATTTATTTATACCGTTTTAGCTACTATGATTGGGGCACGCTTAGGGCATGTTTTGTTTTACCAATCGGAATTAATTTCACAAGATTTTTTTAGTATTTTTCTACCTTTTAAATTCAAAGGTGGTTTTGAATTTACAGGGTTTCAAGGCTTAGCAAGTCATGGTGCTGCTATAGGTATTATTATTGGTATGTATTTATACCGAAAAAAATACAAGTATAAATCCATTCTTTGGATCTTGGACCGCATTGTTATTCCGGTAGCTTCAGGTGCTATTTTTATTAGAATAGGTAATTTTATCAATTCAGAAATTATTGGAAAAATAACTGACTCCAATTTTGGGGTACGATTTATTCAAGACCAATATTACAAAAATGAAATTGTGCAACGAACAGGTATACAAGATGTTCAAAAGGCCTATAATGCTGTTACTGACAATCCTCAGTTTAAAAATTTATTAGAAGCTGTCCCATACAGACACCCAGCTCAATTATACGAGTCATTTTGTTATATTTTTGTGTTTTTAATTTTAGGCTATTTCTATTTGAAAACTAACAAAAAAGATCAAACAGGCTTTTTATTCGGGCTGTTTTTAGTTTTATTATGGACAGTTCGCTTTTTTGTTGAATTTTCAAAAGAACCACAAGGCGATGAATATATTAATTGGTTTGGATTAAACACCGGACAATGGTTGAGCATTCCTTTTATATTAATTGGATTCTACTTTATGTTTCTTTACAAATCCAAATCTACTTCAAAATAA
- a CDS encoding DUF6695 family protein gives MINTGIILILAYPETIVMVSDEWFSPYLRFVGIGNKSHLRAGHAALILIDKETGVLEYHDFGRYITSEPYGRVRGRVTDCELDFPLKAIVKDGEITNLNAILKFLSMQPKLTHGDGILIASVCDEIDYKKARAYITMMQEKHFIRYAAFKKEASNCARFVTDTLIASVTNKTIKKKLIQSNWFTPSTVGNVLLANTNDAVFEVSNSGDISKFTGSQSLENLRCFLDKLKNHRTDFVGTLKPKLVDGLHEKAQWLSGIAAGAWFELHTIGNDLEYDFKRISPHGHIDVYDRFVVDDVSFNYDLEYKFVHYSNCAFFHIQQNGKLYRFDRKPIVAI, from the coding sequence ATGATTAATACGGGTATTATTTTAATATTAGCCTATCCGGAAACAATTGTTATGGTTTCTGATGAATGGTTTTCTCCATATTTAAGGTTTGTTGGTATTGGAAATAAGAGCCATCTACGGGCTGGCCACGCTGCATTAATACTTATTGATAAAGAAACCGGCGTTTTAGAATATCATGATTTTGGACGTTATATCACTTCAGAACCTTATGGGAGAGTACGTGGGAGAGTCACCGATTGCGAGTTAGACTTTCCTTTAAAAGCAATTGTTAAAGATGGTGAAATTACTAATCTAAATGCCATTTTAAAATTTTTAAGTATGCAGCCTAAATTAACGCATGGCGACGGTATATTAATAGCGTCTGTGTGTGATGAAATAGATTATAAAAAAGCCAGAGCCTATATTACGATGATGCAAGAAAAGCATTTTATTAGGTACGCTGCTTTTAAAAAAGAAGCCTCTAATTGTGCTCGATTTGTTACAGATACTTTAATTGCTTCAGTAACAAATAAAACGATAAAAAAAAAGTTAATACAGTCTAACTGGTTTACTCCAAGTACAGTTGGGAATGTATTATTAGCTAATACTAATGATGCTGTTTTTGAGGTCTCTAATTCTGGCGATATTTCTAAGTTTACGGGGTCGCAAAGTTTAGAAAATTTGAGATGTTTTTTAGATAAACTTAAAAATCATAGAACTGATTTTGTTGGAACATTAAAACCGAAATTAGTTGATGGTTTACATGAAAAGGCACAATGGTTATCAGGTATTGCAGCTGGGGCATGGTTTGAATTACACACTATAGGTAATGATTTGGAGTATGATTTTAAACGCATTTCACCACATGGACATATAGATGTTTATGACCGATTTGTAGTTGATGATGTGTCTTTTAATTACGATTTAGAATATAAATTTGTACATTATTCCAACTGTGCTTTTTTTCACATACAGCAAAATGGTAAACTCTATAGGTTTGATAGAAAACCTATAGTAGCTATATAA
- a CDS encoding TrkH family potassium uptake protein encodes MKLNYKIIFHFLGLLLLFNGGFMLLSALISYIYSDGVTFKILQAGVLTVFIGLVAMLLTRKHKKEMNKREGYIIVTFGWVIMSLSGSLPYVMTESIPSFTSAFFETMSGYTTTGASILNDIEIIPKGVLFWRSTTHWIGGMGIIVLAIAILPLLGIGGMELFAAEAPGPSADKLHPRITDTAKRLWLIYFGYTVAETLLLKLAGMTFFDAINHSMATLSTGGFSTKNASVAYWNDQPLIQYIIILFMFLAGSNFVLSYFAFKGKIQKIIKDDEFKLYFRFVAVFSIIAALIIFFKADLGLSSIHHPMVLGKAESTFRHALFQVLSVITTTGFVTADYTLWTPFLVVFFFGLMFLGGSAGSTSGGVKVVRHLILIKNGFLEFKRTLHPNAIVPVRYNNKAINRFIVFNVLAFFILYMLSFIIGALVFSMFEIDFESAIGLSASSLGNVGPAFGNFGPVNNYAALPPLAQWWSAFLMLIGRLELFTVLILFTPFFWRNR; translated from the coding sequence TTGAAACTCAATTATAAAATTATCTTTCATTTTTTAGGATTGCTATTATTATTTAATGGTGGTTTTATGTTGTTGTCCGCACTTATCAGTTATATTTATAGTGATGGGGTAACCTTCAAAATACTTCAAGCAGGGGTTTTAACAGTTTTTATAGGGCTTGTTGCTATGTTATTAACCCGAAAACACAAAAAAGAAATGAATAAACGCGAAGGTTATATTATAGTAACCTTTGGTTGGGTAATTATGTCATTGTCAGGTTCTTTACCGTATGTAATGACTGAAAGTATTCCAAGTTTTACTAGTGCTTTTTTTGAAACCATGTCTGGGTATACCACAACGGGAGCGTCTATTTTAAATGATATTGAAATTATACCTAAAGGCGTATTGTTTTGGAGAAGTACTACTCATTGGATTGGGGGTATGGGTATTATTGTTTTAGCTATTGCTATTTTACCGTTATTAGGAATAGGAGGGATGGAACTATTTGCTGCCGAAGCACCAGGACCTAGTGCTGATAAATTACATCCAAGAATTACAGATACGGCAAAAAGACTTTGGTTGATTTATTTTGGATACACAGTGGCGGAAACTTTGCTTCTTAAACTAGCAGGGATGACTTTTTTTGATGCCATTAACCATTCTATGGCAACGCTTTCTACAGGAGGATTTTCAACAAAAAATGCAAGTGTTGCTTATTGGAATGATCAGCCGCTTATCCAATATATAATTATATTATTTATGTTTTTGGCAGGGTCAAATTTTGTTTTAAGTTATTTTGCTTTTAAAGGAAAAATTCAAAAAATAATTAAAGATGATGAATTTAAACTATACTTTAGATTTGTGGCAGTGTTTTCTATTATAGCAGCACTTATTATCTTTTTTAAAGCCGATTTAGGCCTATCATCCATTCATCATCCTATGGTTTTAGGTAAAGCAGAAAGTACTTTTAGGCATGCGCTTTTTCAAGTGTTATCAGTAATTACTACTACAGGTTTTGTAACAGCTGATTATACTTTATGGACACCATTTTTGGTAGTTTTCTTTTTTGGCCTCATGTTTTTAGGAGGATCTGCCGGAAGTACTTCGGGTGGTGTAAAAGTAGTGCGTCATTTAATTCTGATTAAAAATGGATTTTTAGAGTTTAAACGAACGCTTCATCCTAACGCTATTGTTCCTGTTCGTTATAACAATAAGGCTATAAACCGGTTTATTGTGTTTAATGTTTTAGCATTTTTTATTCTTTATATGCTGTCATTTATCATTGGAGCCTTGGTGTTTTCTATGTTTGAAATAGATTTTGAGTCGGCCATTGGTTTATCTGCTTCTAGTTTGGGGAATGTTGGTCCTGCATTTGGTAATTTTGGCCCTGTAAATAATTACGCTGCATTACCTCCTTTAGCACAGTGGTGGTCTGCATTTTTAATGCTTATAGGACGTTTAGAGTTATTTACTGTACTAATTTTATTTACTCCTTTCTTTTGGCGTAATCGCTAA
- a CDS encoding ThuA domain-containing protein, with amino-acid sequence MTNLKKFNFLIIIILTFSFSIHAQHSHKKLRALIMDGENNHGIWPKSTMMMKDYLEETNLFEVDIVRKAFTWQGEEYLEKYPLATGEKTTPVKQPKFDPNFNPKFKKYDVVISNLGWKASDLPDNTKKSFEKYMANGGGLVVVHAADNSWGDWDEFNKMIGIGGWGGRNTESGPYVYYDNDGNLKYDTSEGKCGSHGPQREFLVDTRAPNHPIMKGLPMSWLHAKDELYEKLRGPAENLTVLATAYSKVEKSSEGTHQPMLMAINYKKGRVFHTTLGHTDYSIECVGFITTFNRGAEWAATGNVTQPIPIDFPTKTASSSRKWTK; translated from the coding sequence ATGACAAACTTAAAAAAGTTTAATTTTTTAATAATTATTATTTTAACGTTTAGTTTTAGTATCCATGCACAACATTCTCATAAGAAGCTAAGAGCATTGATTATGGATGGTGAAAACAACCATGGTATATGGCCTAAGTCTACTATGATGATGAAAGATTATTTAGAAGAAACTAATTTGTTTGAAGTAGATATCGTTAGAAAAGCTTTTACTTGGCAAGGTGAAGAGTATTTAGAGAAATATCCTTTAGCAACTGGAGAAAAAACAACACCTGTTAAGCAGCCAAAATTTGATCCAAATTTTAACCCTAAATTTAAAAAATACGATGTTGTTATTTCTAATTTAGGTTGGAAAGCTTCTGATTTACCTGATAATACAAAAAAGAGTTTTGAAAAATATATGGCTAATGGCGGAGGGTTAGTTGTAGTACATGCAGCTGATAATTCTTGGGGGGATTGGGATGAATTTAATAAAATGATTGGCATAGGAGGTTGGGGAGGTAGAAATACAGAAAGCGGCCCTTATGTATATTATGATAATGATGGTAATCTTAAGTACGATACCTCTGAAGGAAAGTGTGGTAGCCATGGTCCACAGCGGGAGTTTTTAGTAGATACGCGTGCGCCGAATCATCCAATCATGAAAGGATTGCCTATGTCTTGGCTTCATGCTAAAGATGAACTATATGAAAAATTACGAGGGCCAGCTGAGAATTTGACTGTATTAGCAACCGCATATTCTAAAGTTGAAAAAAGTTCTGAGGGAACGCATCAGCCCATGCTTATGGCTATAAATTATAAAAAAGGAAGGGTTTTCCATACAACACTGGGGCATACAGATTATTCAATAGAATGTGTTGGGTTTATTACTACTTTTAATCGTGGCGCAGAATGGGCAGCTACGGGCAATGTTACACAACCTATTCCAATTGATTTTCCTACCAAGACTGCTTCAAGTTCCAGAAAATGGACTAAATAA